One window of Leptotrichia sp. oral taxon 498 genomic DNA carries:
- a CDS encoding metalloregulator ArsR/SmtB family transcription factor produces MDKLCEKYKNSLYSGLSKIGKCLSSDKRIEILDLLSQGKKTVEKIARETGMTIANTSRHLQILKDGNLVSCEKKKNFVVYKIANEKIIDLVYLLINVGETQLSDVQKIHDEFYEKCCKTKILTVEEAQKMVEEENVVIIDLRPEDEFNSQHIENAINIPMKILEENLEDLPKDKKIIVYCRGRNCAYANIAAKILTNNGFCAYSLNQSYYEWNKAKI; encoded by the coding sequence ATGGATAAATTATGTGAAAAATACAAAAACAGCCTTTACAGCGGACTGTCAAAAATTGGGAAATGTCTGTCAAGTGACAAGCGGATTGAAATTTTGGATTTGCTCTCGCAAGGGAAAAAAACTGTGGAAAAAATTGCTCGTGAAACTGGGATGACAATTGCAAACACTTCTCGCCACTTGCAAATATTGAAAGATGGAAATTTGGTTTCTTGTGAAAAAAAGAAAAATTTCGTCGTCTATAAAATTGCCAATGAAAAAATTATCGATTTGGTTTATCTTCTTATAAATGTCGGTGAAACGCAGCTTTCTGATGTACAAAAAATTCACGACGAATTTTACGAAAAATGTTGCAAAACAAAAATTTTAACTGTTGAAGAAGCGCAAAAAATGGTTGAAGAAGAAAATGTTGTAATAATTGACTTGCGACCAGAAGATGAATTTAATTCACAGCACATTGAAAATGCGATAAATATCCCAATGAAAATTTTAGAAGAAAACTTGGAAGATTTGCCAAAAGATAAAAAAATAATCGTCTACTGCCGTGGAAGAAACTGCGCCTATGCCAATATTGCTGCAAAAATATTGACTAACAACGGTTTTTGCGCATATAGCTTAAATCAAAGCTACTATGAATGGAATAAAGCCAAAATATAA
- the trxA gene encoding thioredoxin, with translation MAITLNKDNFEATISSGVALVDFWASWCRPCKMQLPIVEELSNELGEKAKVGKVNVDEQLELAQQFGIQSIPTLILFKDGKPLEVMVGPQSKETLYEKINGAL, from the coding sequence ATGGCAATAACTTTAAATAAAGATAATTTTGAAGCAACAATTTCAAGTGGAGTGGCGTTGGTAGATTTTTGGGCAAGCTGGTGCAGACCTTGTAAAATGCAGCTTCCTATAGTTGAAGAGTTGTCAAATGAATTGGGAGAAAAAGCAAAAGTTGGAAAAGTAAATGTTGACGAACAATTGGAGTTAGCACAACAATTTGGAATCCAAAGTATTCCTACATTGATTTTATTTAAAGATGGAAAACCATTGGAAGTTATGGTGGGACCTCAATCGAAAGAAACTTTGTATGAAAAAATAAATGGAGCATTATAG
- the trxB gene encoding thioredoxin-disulfide reductase produces MLYDSVIIGSGPAGLTAAIYLGRAGLKNIIINGMEPGGQLTTTTEVENFPGFPEGIDGSQLVENIKSQAKKFGAEFLQAQVKEIEYNERPFKIHLDNKNIIEAKTVIVSTGASARYLGIENEKENIGRGVSACATCDGFFYRGKEVVVIGGGDTAMEEATFLTRFATKVTIVHRRDELRASAIMQKRAKDNEKIAWKLNYTPKKVLSDGKVTGIELINNKTGKTEVLKTDGIFVAIGRNPNTKFLGNAVELDKSGYILTKGKSSKTNIPGIFAAGDVCDARYQQAIVASGNGAIAALDAEEYLVEHSL; encoded by the coding sequence ATGTTATACGATTCAGTAATTATAGGTTCTGGACCAGCTGGACTTACAGCTGCAATCTATTTGGGACGGGCAGGATTGAAAAATATTATAATAAATGGAATGGAACCAGGTGGACAGCTTACAACTACGACTGAAGTGGAAAATTTTCCAGGATTTCCTGAAGGAATTGACGGTTCACAATTGGTGGAAAATATAAAATCCCAAGCAAAAAAATTTGGAGCGGAATTTTTACAAGCGCAAGTAAAAGAGATCGAGTACAACGAAAGACCTTTTAAAATTCACTTGGACAACAAAAATATTATTGAAGCAAAAACAGTAATTGTGTCAACTGGTGCAAGTGCAAGATATTTGGGAATTGAAAATGAAAAGGAAAATATTGGAAGAGGAGTAAGCGCTTGTGCGACTTGTGACGGATTTTTTTACCGTGGAAAAGAAGTCGTTGTAATTGGCGGAGGAGATACTGCGATGGAAGAAGCAACTTTTCTTACAAGATTTGCGACAAAAGTGACAATTGTTCACAGAAGAGATGAATTAAGAGCATCGGCAATTATGCAAAAAAGAGCCAAAGACAATGAAAAAATCGCATGGAAATTGAATTACACTCCTAAAAAAGTTTTGTCTGATGGAAAAGTTACAGGAATTGAATTGATAAATAATAAAACTGGTAAGACAGAAGTTTTAAAAACAGACGGAATCTTTGTGGCAATTGGAAGAAATCCGAATACAAAATTTTTAGGAAATGCTGTTGAATTGGATAAAAGTGGATATATTTTGACAAAAGGGAAATCTTCCAAGACAAATATTCCTGGAATCTTTGCCGCAGGAGATGTGTGTGACGCTAGATACCAACAAGCGATAGTTGCTTCGGGAAATGGAGCAATTGCTGCTCTTGATGCAGAAGAATATTTAGTAGAACACAGTTTATAA
- a CDS encoding thioredoxin family protein, whose amino-acid sequence MEEILNYEKLREIIADKKLFLLYISSPNCSVCKADFPKIKEIAERENIKSYKIDVTKVKKAVGQLSLFSVPAVLLFYEKKEIHRQARIIDFEELKFRIEQIKLIKL is encoded by the coding sequence ATGGAAGAAATACTAAATTATGAAAAATTAAGAGAAATTATTGCTGATAAAAAATTATTCCTGCTTTATATTTCAAGTCCAAATTGCAGTGTTTGCAAAGCGGACTTTCCAAAAATTAAAGAAATTGCGGAAAGAGAAAATATAAAAAGTTATAAAATTGATGTGACAAAAGTAAAAAAGGCTGTAGGTCAACTATCGCTTTTTTCTGTTCCCGCTGTTCTCCTTTTTTATGAAAAAAAAGAAATTCATAGACAAGCAAGAATTATAGATTTTGAAGAATTGAAATTTAGAATTGAACAAATTAAATTAATAAAACTTTAA
- a CDS encoding NRAMP family divalent metal transporter, with product MSTEITETNLETNSTWKTKLKAMGPGILMASAAVGGSHIVSSAQAGAIYGWQLLLVVILVNLFKYPFFRFGVQYTLNTEKSLVEGYSNRGKAYLWIFFILNVFSAMVNTAAVGILTGAIMMNIIPKSWGISVGQITIILIILIWAMIILGGYSVLDGISKFVMITLTLATTVAVIIAAIKGGRHIPANFVAPSPWNLAALPFIISLMGWMPAPIEISAINSMWLEEKKRTSEVSYEDGLFDFNVGYIGTAILAVIFLALGALIQYGSLEKVKPASAAYIAQLIKMYMSEIGSWSRLLIAFIAFMCLFGTTITVIDGYSRANDEALRILLGKEKSSQKALNIWFTVTSIIGILIVLLFSGNVAKMMRFAMIASFISTPVFAWLNLQLVKTGKHKVSGALYWLSVVGLIYLSGFAIFFLIAYFGKLV from the coding sequence ATGAGTACAGAAATTACAGAAACAAATTTAGAAACAAATTCAACTTGGAAAACAAAATTGAAAGCGATGGGGCCTGGTATCCTTATGGCATCAGCAGCTGTAGGAGGTTCACACATCGTATCATCGGCACAAGCGGGAGCAATTTACGGATGGCAATTACTTCTTGTCGTTATTTTAGTAAACTTGTTTAAGTATCCATTCTTTAGATTTGGTGTTCAATATACACTGAATACAGAAAAAAGCTTGGTTGAAGGATATAGCAACAGAGGAAAAGCTTATCTTTGGATATTTTTCATACTAAATGTATTTTCAGCAATGGTAAATACAGCAGCAGTAGGTATTCTTACAGGAGCAATTATGATGAATATCATTCCAAAAAGTTGGGGAATTTCAGTTGGGCAAATAACAATAATATTAATAATTTTAATTTGGGCAATGATAATTCTTGGAGGATATAGCGTTCTAGATGGAATTTCAAAATTTGTTATGATTACTTTAACATTAGCAACAACAGTCGCAGTAATCATCGCTGCTATTAAAGGTGGCCGTCATATTCCAGCAAATTTTGTAGCACCTTCACCATGGAATCTTGCAGCACTTCCATTTATTATATCATTAATGGGTTGGATGCCTGCACCAATAGAAATTTCAGCAATAAATTCAATGTGGCTGGAAGAAAAGAAACGTACATCAGAAGTTTCATATGAAGATGGATTATTTGATTTTAATGTTGGGTATATTGGGACAGCTATTCTTGCAGTTATCTTTTTAGCACTTGGAGCATTAATCCAATACGGTTCACTAGAAAAAGTAAAACCAGCAAGTGCCGCTTATATCGCACAACTTATAAAAATGTATATGTCTGAAATTGGTTCATGGTCAAGATTGCTTATTGCATTTATTGCATTTATGTGTCTTTTCGGAACAACAATTACAGTTATTGACGGATATTCTCGTGCAAACGATGAAGCATTGCGTATTCTTTTAGGAAAAGAAAAATCTTCGCAAAAAGCTCTTAATATCTGGTTTACAGTAACTTCAATAATCGGTATTTTAATCGTGCTTTTGTTCTCAGGGAATGTTGCTAAAATGATGCGTTTTGCAATGATCGCTTCATTTATCTCAACACCAGTTTTCGCATGGTTGAACTTGCAACTTGTTAAAACGGGAAAGCACAAAGTTTCAGGAGCATTATACTGGCTTTCTGTTGTAGGATTAATTTACCTTTCAGGATTTGCAATTTTCTTCTTAATTGCTTATTTTGGAAAACTTGTATAA
- a CDS encoding bifunctional metallophosphatase/5'-nucleotidase — MKENLVWKKEEKIIKKRFTRKVNIKIIGMSDVHGRVLPWNYAADEEDNSGSYAQISTYVKKLRKNNKNVLLMEVGDAIQDNWIEYFANDKRHPIPQILNYMKCDIFVPGNHEFNFGMPILTNILKDMKAKKLLANLFYNDKNKNNFNLSKDKKRYLDATTIIEEDGVKIGIIGLSTPMSQKFEEDTGFLKDFHFVPAISETKEQIKDLKKRGANAIVVVAHMGIDNENSIAETGVRDLANAVPEIDVILAGHMHQNVSKNIINGVLITEPHRYGTVVSEIDLKFNINGKKVELLDKDSKTVSVAKEEADKVVEKIYKPYHDRLRKIADEKIGVVLNDMVPQGKIYGVSISFLKDTGMSSFITDVEKYYSKAEVVSFSYDYENLKLNKGEIKRKDIVYNYRYTGGDVTVFEMTGAQLKKYMEWSADYFDTIKKGDKNYRYNEERANLKYVTFDIFGGVKYKIDLRNPKGQKIINLTLENGKKITPEMKIKVGMNFYRFEQLIKKDGIFEEEDIKMLWSSKDEIGSESGTIQNMMIDYIKKVKNGVIDGKSHDNWEIIGL, encoded by the coding sequence ATGAAAGAGAATTTAGTTTGGAAGAAGGAAGAGAAAATTATAAAAAAAAGATTTACAAGAAAAGTGAATATTAAAATAATCGGAATGAGTGATGTTCACGGAAGAGTTTTGCCTTGGAACTACGCCGCTGACGAAGAAGACAATTCGGGTTCTTATGCGCAAATTTCCACTTATGTTAAAAAATTGAGAAAAAATAATAAAAATGTTCTTCTCATGGAAGTTGGAGATGCCATTCAGGACAACTGGATTGAATATTTTGCAAATGACAAAAGACATCCGATTCCGCAAATATTAAATTATATGAAATGTGACATCTTTGTGCCAGGAAATCACGAGTTTAACTTTGGAATGCCAATTTTGACAAATATTTTGAAAGATATGAAAGCAAAAAAATTACTTGCAAATTTATTTTATAACGACAAAAACAAAAATAACTTCAATTTATCCAAAGATAAAAAAAGATATTTGGACGCTACGACAATTATTGAAGAAGATGGCGTAAAAATAGGAATTATTGGACTCTCAACGCCTATGTCACAAAAATTTGAAGAAGATACGGGGTTTTTGAAGGATTTTCACTTTGTGCCTGCAATTTCCGAAACGAAAGAACAAATCAAAGATTTGAAAAAACGAGGTGCAAATGCGATAGTTGTCGTTGCTCATATGGGAATTGACAACGAAAACAGCATAGCCGAAACTGGCGTGAGAGACCTTGCAAATGCTGTGCCTGAAATAGATGTCATCTTAGCTGGGCATATGCACCAAAATGTATCTAAAAATATTATAAACGGCGTTCTTATCACAGAACCGCACAGATATGGAACAGTTGTTTCTGAAATTGATTTGAAATTTAATATAAATGGAAAAAAAGTGGAACTTTTGGATAAAGACTCAAAAACGGTTTCTGTTGCAAAAGAAGAAGCCGACAAAGTAGTAGAAAAAATCTATAAACCCTATCACGACAGACTTCGTAAGATTGCTGACGAAAAAATCGGAGTTGTGCTAAATGATATGGTGCCACAAGGAAAAATTTATGGAGTCTCAATTTCATTTCTAAAAGATACTGGTATGTCGTCGTTTATTACCGATGTGGAAAAATATTATAGTAAAGCCGAAGTTGTTTCATTTTCTTACGACTATGAAAATCTAAAACTTAATAAAGGCGAAATAAAGAGAAAAGACATTGTTTATAACTACAGATATACTGGAGGAGATGTAACTGTCTTTGAAATGACTGGAGCACAATTAAAAAAATATATGGAATGGTCAGCCGACTACTTTGACACAATAAAAAAAGGCGATAAAAACTATCGTTACAACGAAGAAAGAGCAAATTTAAAATATGTTACTTTCGATATTTTTGGCGGAGTAAAATACAAAATTGACTTAAGAAATCCGAAAGGCCAAAAAATTATAAATTTGACGCTTGAAAATGGAAAAAAAATTACTCCCGAGATGAAAATAAAAGTTGGGATGAACTTTTACAGATTTGAGCAATTAATAAAAAAAGATGGCATATTTGAAGAAGAAGATATAAAAATGCTGTGGTCATCTAAAGATGAGATTGGATCAGAAAGCGGAACTATTCAAAATATGATGATAGATTATATTAAAAAAGTTAAAAATGGTGTAATTGATGGAAAAAGTCATGATAACTGGGAAATAATTGGACTTTAA
- a CDS encoding MazG nucleotide pyrophosphohydrolase domain-containing protein: protein MMTLKEVQYLIKHIEQGTLEEKEDLRNEREKKDNIQRIVLKLIEEFGELAENIRKNTRFNGKNIKGTIEEEVFDVFYYTIAIANEYGIELEKVFEIKDKINQEKYEREFSLEEGRENYKKKIYKKSEY, encoded by the coding sequence ATGATGACTTTAAAGGAAGTTCAATATTTAATTAAACATATTGAACAGGGGACTCTGGAAGAAAAAGAAGACTTGCGAAATGAAAGAGAAAAGAAGGACAATATTCAGAGAATTGTCTTAAAATTGATTGAAGAATTTGGGGAACTTGCTGAAAATATTAGAAAAAACACGAGATTTAATGGGAAAAATATCAAAGGAACTATCGAAGAGGAAGTTTTTGATGTGTTTTATTACACAATTGCCATCGCTAATGAATACGGGATTGAATTGGAAAAGGTGTTTGAGATTAAAGATAAAATTAATCAGGAAAAATATGAAAGAGAATTTAGTTTGGAAGAAGGAAGAGAAAATTATAAAAAAAAGATTTACAAGAAAAGTGAATATTAA
- the infA gene encoding translation initiation factor IF-1, whose protein sequence is MAKQDVLELEGEIIEALPNAMFQVRLENGHEVLGHISGKMRMNYIKILPGDKVTVEVSPYDLSRGRIVYRKK, encoded by the coding sequence ATGGCAAAACAGGATGTTCTTGAGCTAGAAGGTGAAATAATCGAGGCGTTGCCAAATGCGATGTTTCAAGTGAGGCTTGAAAATGGACACGAAGTTTTAGGACATATCTCAGGAAAAATGAGAATGAACTATATAAAAATTTTACCAGGGGATAAAGTTACGGTTGAAGTTTCTCCGTATGATTTATCGAGGGGTAGAATTGTATATAGAAAAAAATAA
- the rpmJ gene encoding 50S ribosomal protein L36, which produces MKVKASVKPMCDKCKVIKRHGKVRVICENPKHKQIQG; this is translated from the coding sequence GTGAAAGTAAAAGCTTCAGTAAAACCTATGTGTGACAAATGTAAAGTTATTAAGCGTCACGGAAAAGTAAGAGTAATATGCGAAAACCCTAAACACAAACAAATACAAGGATAA
- the rpsM gene encoding 30S ribosomal protein S13, whose protein sequence is MARIAGVDIPRNKRVEISLTYIFGIGKSTSNKILEKAGVDKDTRVKDLTEEQVAKIRNFVEEYKVEGELRKEIRLNIKRLLDIKSYRGLRHRNGLPVRGQKTKTNARTRKGPVKMAIAKKK, encoded by the coding sequence TTGGCTAGAATAGCGGGAGTAGATATTCCAAGAAATAAAAGAGTAGAAATTTCATTAACTTACATTTTTGGAATTGGAAAAAGCACTTCAAACAAAATTTTAGAAAAAGCAGGTGTTGACAAAGACACCAGAGTTAAAGATTTAACAGAAGAACAAGTAGCAAAAATCAGAAACTTTGTGGAAGAATATAAAGTTGAAGGTGAATTGAGAAAAGAAATCAGACTTAATATAAAAAGATTACTTGATATAAAAAGTTACAGAGGATTAAGACATAGAAACGGTTTACCTGTAAGAGGACAAAAAACTAAAACGAATGCAAGAACAAGAAAAGGGCCAGTAAAAATGGCAATCGCTAAGAAAAAATAA
- the rpsK gene encoding 30S ribosomal protein S11 has protein sequence MAKKPAVSKKKKLKNIPNGIAYIHSTFNNTVVTITDAEGKVVIWKSGGTSGFKGTKKGTPFAAQIAAEQAAQVAIENGMKQIEIKIKGPGSGREASIRSIQATGLEVTRIVDITPVPHNGARPPKKRRP, from the coding sequence GTGGCTAAAAAACCAGCAGTTTCAAAAAAGAAAAAATTAAAAAACATTCCTAATGGGATAGCATATATACACTCTACTTTCAATAATACTGTTGTAACAATTACAGATGCAGAAGGAAAAGTAGTAATCTGGAAATCAGGAGGGACTTCAGGGTTCAAAGGAACTAAAAAGGGAACTCCATTCGCAGCTCAAATAGCAGCTGAACAAGCAGCACAAGTTGCAATTGAAAATGGAATGAAACAAATCGAAATTAAAATAAAAGGACCAGGATCTGGAAGAGAAGCTTCTATAAGATCAATTCAAGCAACTGGATTAGAAGTAACAAGAATAGTTGATATAACTCCAGTGCCTCATAATGGTGCAAGACCACCTAAAAAGAGAAGACCGTAA
- the rpsD gene encoding 30S ribosomal protein S4 → MARNRQPVLKKCRNLGLDPSVLGVNKKSNRNIRPNANRKLTEYGIQLREKQRARFVYGVQEKQFYKLYEEATRKEGVTGELLLQYLERRLDNVIYRLGFGGTRRQARQIVSHGHILINGKRVDIASYRVKQGDVITVKEDSKELAIIKESVGQKTVPGWLSLEEGSLTARVMENPGRDAVDFEIDEAMIIEYYSR, encoded by the coding sequence ATGGCAAGAAATAGACAGCCGGTTTTGAAAAAATGTAGAAATCTTGGCTTAGATCCAAGCGTTCTAGGAGTAAATAAAAAGTCAAATAGAAATATTAGACCAAACGCAAATAGAAAATTAACTGAATATGGAATACAATTAAGAGAAAAACAAAGAGCAAGATTTGTTTATGGAGTTCAAGAAAAACAATTTTATAAATTATATGAAGAAGCAACAAGAAAAGAAGGAGTAACAGGGGAATTATTACTTCAATATTTAGAAAGAAGATTAGATAATGTAATTTACAGACTAGGATTTGGTGGGACAAGAAGACAAGCAAGACAAATCGTAAGTCACGGACATATTTTAATTAACGGGAAAAGAGTAGACATCGCTTCTTACAGAGTAAAACAAGGTGATGTTATTACTGTAAAAGAAGATTCAAAAGAATTAGCTATTATCAAAGAATCTGTTGGACAAAAAACAGTTCCAGGATGGTTATCACTTGAAGAAGGTTCATTAACTGCAAGAGTAATGGAGAATCCAGGAAGAGATGCTGTTGACTTCGAAATTGATGAAGCAATGATTATCGAGTATTACTCTAGATAA
- a CDS encoding DNA-directed RNA polymerase subunit alpha, producing MLKIEKIAKNVKLTEEKTDNYTAKYTLEPLYRGYGNTIGNALRRILLSSIPGTAIKGIKIDGVLNEFSTIEGVKEAVTDIILNIKEIVVEADEPGEKKMSLSVKGPAVITAADIKMEPGLKIINPDQIIMTVTVDKEINMEFLVDSGEGFVISDEINTDGWPIGYLAVDAIYTPIKRVNYTVEDTMVGRVTNYDKLILEVATDGSIEIKDALSYAVELLTWHIEPFANIGNSMSKYREEEVETVVASNESESSVEDMKIEELDFTVRSYNCLKKAGVNTISDLTSMSYNELLKIKNLGKKSLNEIIDKMKELGYDLSEHVSTNEEN from the coding sequence TTGTTAAAAATTGAAAAAATAGCTAAAAATGTTAAATTAACAGAAGAAAAAACAGATAATTACACAGCAAAATATACATTAGAGCCTTTATACAGAGGTTATGGAAATACTATTGGAAATGCACTTAGAAGAATATTATTATCTTCAATACCGGGAACAGCAATAAAAGGAATTAAAATTGATGGGGTTTTAAATGAGTTTTCTACAATAGAAGGTGTAAAGGAAGCAGTTACAGACATTATTTTAAATATAAAAGAAATCGTTGTAGAAGCTGATGAGCCAGGTGAGAAAAAAATGAGTTTGTCTGTAAAGGGGCCTGCTGTAATAACAGCCGCTGATATAAAGATGGAACCTGGCTTAAAAATTATAAATCCAGATCAAATTATAATGACTGTTACAGTTGATAAAGAAATCAATATGGAATTTCTTGTAGATTCTGGAGAAGGATTTGTAATTTCAGATGAAATCAATACAGATGGATGGCCAATTGGATATTTGGCAGTAGATGCAATCTATACGCCTATTAAAAGAGTAAATTATACTGTGGAAGACACAATGGTCGGAAGGGTTACAAATTACGATAAATTAATTTTAGAAGTTGCAACTGACGGAAGTATTGAAATAAAAGATGCACTGTCTTATGCAGTAGAATTATTGACTTGGCACATAGAACCATTTGCAAATATTGGAAACAGTATGAGTAAATATCGTGAAGAGGAAGTGGAAACAGTTGTAGCGAGCAACGAATCTGAATCCAGTGTCGAAGATATGAAAATTGAAGAATTAGACTTTACTGTTCGTTCTTATAATTGCTTGAAAAAAGCTGGAGTCAATACAATTTCTGACTTGACTTCAATGAGCTATAATGAACTGTTAAAAATAAAAAATTTAGGTAAAAAGTCTTTGAATGAAATTATTGATAAAATGAAAGAGCTTGGTTATGACCTAAGCGAACATGTTTCGACTAACGAAGAAAATTAA
- the rplQ gene encoding 50S ribosomal protein L17, translating to MNHNKSYRKLGRRTDHRLAMLKNMTISLVKAEQIETTVTRAKELRKFVEKSITLGKKYNNSTDAARRVHLRRQAFAFLRNEEAVGKIFNEIAPKYADRNGGYTRIIKTAVRRGDSAELAIIELV from the coding sequence ATGAATCATAATAAATCATATAGAAAGTTAGGGAGAAGAACTGACCATAGATTAGCTATGCTTAAAAATATGACAATTTCTCTAGTAAAAGCTGAACAAATTGAAACTACTGTTACAAGAGCTAAAGAATTGAGAAAATTTGTTGAAAAATCTATAACTTTAGGAAAAAAATATAATAACTCAACTGATGCTGCAAGAAGAGTGCATTTGAGAAGACAAGCCTTCGCTTTTTTAAGAAATGAAGAAGCAGTTGGAAAAATCTTTAATGAAATCGCTCCAAAATATGCTGATAGAAACGGTGGATACACTAGAATTATTAAGACAGCAGTTAGAAGAGGAGATTCAGCTGAATTAGCAATTATTGAATTAGTATAG